The genomic region CCGGCGGGGGTACGTCGCCGCCGGGCGCGGGTGCCGCGGGGTCGCTGCCGGCGCCGGTGTCGCCGCCCGGCGGCACCGCCGCGTCGCCGCCCGGCTCGGTGCCGGTGTCCGGCCCGGGCTCGGTCGGCTCGCTCGGCGGCTCGACGGCCGGCGGCTCGATGCCCTGCACGGTGTCGACGGTGGCGGTCGCGGTGCCCAGGGTCAGCACCAGCCGCGGCGCGAGGTCGGGGACCGAGGAGAGCAGGCTCTTCACGATCGCCGCCTCCTCGGGGAACGGGATGCTCTTGATGAGCTCATCGATCGGGCCCCTGAGCTGCTTGAGCAGCGGGCTGAGGACCGCGGTGTCGACCTCGATCTGGAGCGCGGACACGGTGGTGGTCGCCTGGTCGCCCTTCACCGTCCGCTTGCCCTTCGGCAGCGTGACGGTGATGCCGAGGCTCTTCAGGGCCCGGGCCGGGTCGGTGCCGAGGCCGGGGATCTGGAACTGCTGGCCCGCGGCCTCCACGCCCTCCGGACCGATGCTGAACCGCTGGCCGAGCACCTCCAGGGTGCCGAAGCTCGCCGCGCCCTCGGCCCGTCCCTTCGTGCCGTCGCTGAGTGCCGAGGCGTCCGCGGTGATGCCGGACAGCGTGAGCAGGCCACCGAGGATCTTGACCTCCCCCAGGGCCGCCTTCGAGACCAGCGAGGCCTTGCCGCCGCTCACCGAGGAGCGGGTCAGCGCGACGTACCCGTCGACGTCGACCAGCGCCGCGATCGCGGCGGGGATCGGGCAGGCCTCCTCCTCGATCTCCGCCCCCGGCGCCGCGCCGGGCGGGGCGGCTGCCCCGCCGAGCAGGCCGCCGGTGAGGCCGGTGAGCAGGCTGCCGTCGAGCAGGCCGCCCAACAGGTCACGGTCGCCCTTCTCCACGTCGCAGTCGGTGGAGAACCCGGCCTTCGCGACGACCGAGCCGTCCTTCGCGGTGGTCCGCATGACCGCGCCCGGGATCGGCTCCTGGCGCTGGGTGTCCGGCCCCGAGGGGAAGCCGGAGTTCACCTGCACCGGGTAGCCGTTGCCGGCCAGCGCGTCGACGCCGGCCTGCGGGAAGCCGAGCTGCTCCAGGAACGTCTTGAGCCCCTCCCCCAGCGGGTCGCCCGGCCACAGGTAGCTGGCCCGGCCCTTGCCGCTGGTGGAGTCGGCGAGCACCTTGCTGTACCCGAGCATGACCTCCAGCTGCGGGTCCGCCGGGATCGGCAGCACCGGCTCGTAGACCTCCAGGCGGATCGGCGCCGCCCAGCCGGACATGTTGTAGCCGCTGAAGGCGCCGTCCGTGCCGGACCCGGACTCCGTCCCCCCAGCGGAGTCCGGGGCCGAGCCGTCACCGTCGCTCTCGCTCGGAGCGCCCTCCTCGCTCGCCGTGGCCGGGGCGGCCAGGGGCAGCCCGGCGGCCAGGAGACCGGCGGCGAGCAGCGGGGCGACCAGTCGGGCCCGCCGTGAGCGTCGGTGTGATCTGGGGGTCATGCGACACCTCCGAGGATGACGTCGTCCATGGTCTCGAGGATCTCGGCGGGTTCGCCGGTGGCGACGATGCGGCCGCCGATCATCACGGCTGCGTAGTCGGAGACCCGGAGCGCGGTGCGGGCGAACTGCTCGATGCACAGGATCGAGACCCCGCTCTCCGCGATCTGGGCCACGGTGTCGTAGAGCTCGTCGACGATCAGCGGGGCCAGGCCCATCGACAGCTCGTCGAGGAGCAGCAGCGCGGGGTCGGAGGCCAGCGCGCGCGACATCGCGAGCATCTGCTGCTCCCCGCCCGACATGGTGCCGGCGAGCTGGTGGCGGCGCTCGGCGAGCCGCGGGAAGTAGGAGAACGCCGTCTCCAGGACCGCGCCGGCCGGGACCCCGGCGTACGACATCAGCACGAGGTTCTCCTGCACGGTGAGGTTGGGGAAGACCGAGCGGCCCTCGGGCACCGTGCACAGCCCGACCCGGGCGAGCTCGGCGGAGTCGGCGCCGCTGACGTGCACACCGGCGAGGTGGATGTCGCCGCCGGTGGCCTGCTTCTGCCCGGAGATCACCTTGACCAGCGTCGACTTGCCGGCGCCGTTGGGACCGAGCAGCGCCATCACCGCGCCCTTCGGCACGGTCAGGTCGACGCCGCGCAGCACCTCGATGCGGCCGTAGGCGGCGTGCAGGTCGAGGACCTCGAGGATCGGCACGCTCATCGGATCGGCTCCCTGACCGCGGGCAGCACCATCGTGGCGTCGGTGGCGTCCGCCTCGGCCGGGGCGAGAGCGGCACGGGTCACGTCGACACCCCCACGGCCGACGTGACCCGCACCTGTTCGTGGGCCGTCGTCGTCGCCGTCGGAGTAGCCCAGGTAGGCCTTCTGCACGGCGGCGTCGCGGCGGATGTCGCTCGGTGCGCCGGAGGCGATCACCGAGCCGAAGTCGAGGACGTGGATGTCGTCGCACACCGACATCACCAGGTCCATGTCGTGCTCGACCATGAGGACCGCGCGGCCCTCGCGGGCGAGCTCGGCGAGCAGGTCCCCGAACGCGTCGGTCTCGGACTCGTCGAGGCCGGAGGACGGCTCGTCGAGCAGCAGCAGGGCCGGCTCCCCGGCCAGGCAGCGGGCCAGCTCGAGCAGCCGCGCGGTGCCGGTGGGGATGGAGTCGGCGCGCTCGTGGGCGTAGGCGGCGATGCCGACCCGCTCGAGCAGCGCGTCGACGTCGGTGGCCACCGGGCGCAGCATCCCCAGGACGCCGCGGTGGATGTCGAAGGCCACCCGCACGTTCTCGCGCACGGTCAGCGACCCGAACGCCTCCAGGCGCTGGAAGGTGCGGCCCATCCCGCGACGGGCCCGGCGGTTCACCGGGAGCCGGGTCACCGAGCGGCCCTCGAAGCGGACCTGGCCCCGGGTGGGCTTCTGCAGCCCGCTGATCACGTTGAAGCACGTGGTCTTGCCGGCGCCGTTGGGACCGATCAGGCCGGTGATCCGGCCCGCGTGGGCCTCGAACGAGGCGTGGTTCACCGCGGTGACCCCACCGAACTGCACGACGACGTCGTCGACCTCAAGGAGCGGCATGGACCCGCACCTCCTCCTGCTCGGGCTGCTGGGGCTGCTGCGGGGCGGGCGCGTCCGCGCCCCCGTCGTACGACGCGGCGCCGGGCGGGCCGATGCCCCGCTCGGGCAGCACCGGGAGCCGCGCGCGCAGCCGCGGCAGCAGCCGGGTCCGCGCGAGGTGACCGCCCTGGAAGAGCAGGTTGGCCAGGCCGTTCGGGTCCCGGCCCAGCGCGACCGCGCCGAAGCCGATCACCACGAAGACCAGCCCGGACAGCTCGGGGTAGTCGCTCTGCAGGACCGGCATCAGCATCAGCCCGATGCCGCCGAGCGTGGCGCCGGTGACGGTGGTGACGCCGAAGACCACCGCGAGCAGGAGCAGCGGCAGGCTGTTGAAGAACTGGAAGTCCGCCGCGCCGATCGTCTCGCGCAGCCCGGCGAACAGCGCGCCAGCCATCCCGGCCATCCCGGCCGACAGCGCGAACAGCCCGACCCGGAACCACCGCATGTC from Nocardioides sp. dk884 harbors:
- a CDS encoding choice-of-anchor P family protein, giving the protein MTPRSHRRSRRARLVAPLLAAGLLAAGLPLAAPATASEEGAPSESDGDGSAPDSAGGTESGSGTDGAFSGYNMSGWAAPIRLEVYEPVLPIPADPQLEVMLGYSKVLADSTSGKGRASYLWPGDPLGEGLKTFLEQLGFPQAGVDALAGNGYPVQVNSGFPSGPDTQRQEPIPGAVMRTTAKDGSVVAKAGFSTDCDVEKGDRDLLGGLLDGSLLTGLTGGLLGGAAAPPGAAPGAEIEEEACPIPAAIAALVDVDGYVALTRSSVSGGKASLVSKAALGEVKILGGLLTLSGITADASALSDGTKGRAEGAASFGTLEVLGQRFSIGPEGVEAAGQQFQIPGLGTDPARALKSLGITVTLPKGKRTVKGDQATTTVSALQIEVDTAVLSPLLKQLRGPIDELIKSIPFPEEAAIVKSLLSSVPDLAPRLVLTLGTATATVDTVQGIEPPAVEPPSEPTEPGPDTGTEPGGDAAVPPGGDTGAGSDPAAPAPGGDVPPPAGAAGVTPRPAERCRRPHRSPRACPRCSRSPGCSCSADSPWPASPAPTSARSARSPSGAGRPARTASTAACPTSERPDPR
- a CDS encoding ABC transporter ATP-binding protein, coding for MSVPILEVLDLHAAYGRIEVLRGVDLTVPKGAVMALLGPNGAGKSTLVKVISGQKQATGGDIHLAGVHVSGADSAELARVGLCTVPEGRSVFPNLTVQENLVLMSYAGVPAGAVLETAFSYFPRLAERRHQLAGTMSGGEQQMLAMSRALASDPALLLLDELSMGLAPLIVDELYDTVAQIAESGVSILCIEQFARTALRVSDYAAVMIGGRIVATGEPAEILETMDDVILGGVA
- a CDS encoding ABC transporter ATP-binding protein translates to MPLLEVDDVVVQFGGVTAVNHASFEAHAGRITGLIGPNGAGKTTCFNVISGLQKPTRGQVRFEGRSVTRLPVNRRARRGMGRTFQRLEAFGSLTVRENVRVAFDIHRGVLGMLRPVATDVDALLERVGIAAYAHERADSIPTGTARLLELARCLAGEPALLLLDEPSSGLDESETDAFGDLLAELAREGRAVLMVEHDMDLVMSVCDDIHVLDFGSVIASGAPSDIRRDAAVQKAYLGYSDGDDDGPRTGAGHVGRGGVDVTRAALAPAEADATDATMVLPAVREPIR